In Helicobacter bilis, a genomic segment contains:
- a CDS encoding glycoside hydrolase family 108 protein: MAELNIAESKTLKWEGGYCNVAGDRGGETIFGIARNMHPKLSLWGIMDTYKRNYESFGKANYKELENLCLGNAEFKKEMDNFYRKEFWDKIKGDLIERQEVANALYDFAVNSGVSRAVKSLQEVLGVVVDGNLGNKTLQAINEKEGKELCNKLCDKRKAFFEAIAKKGQNAKFLNGWLNRVKDFYA, translated from the coding sequence ATGGCAGAATTAAACATCGCAGAAAGCAAAACTCTCAAATGGGAAGGCGGCTATTGTAATGTAGCAGGCGATAGGGGTGGCGAAACTATCTTTGGTATTGCTAGAAATATGCATCCAAAATTGAGTTTATGGGGTATCATGGATACTTATAAAAGAAATTATGAGAGTTTCGGAAAAGCTAATTATAAAGAGTTGGAGAATCTATGTTTGGGCAATGCGGAATTTAAAAAAGAAATGGATAACTTTTATCGTAAAGAATTTTGGGATAAGATAAAGGGCGATCTTATAGAGAGACAAGAAGTAGCAAATGCTTTGTATGATTTTGCAGTCAATAGTGGTGTAAGTCGAGCTGTAAAAAGTTTGCAAGAAGTTTTAGGTGTAGTAGTTGATGGAAACTTAGGAAATAAAACACTACAAGCAATAAATGAAAAAGAAGGTAAAGAATTATGTAATAAGCTATGCGATAAAAGAAAGGCATTTTTTGAAGCGATTGCAAAAAAGGGACAGAATGCAAAGTTTTTAAATGGATGGCTTAATCGTGTTAAAGATTTTTATGCTTAG
- a CDS encoding terminase large subunit domain-containing protein — protein MQKEKLLKELALRTLAKRDLKTFLLLKWERFNQKPFIDSWHYDYLCKALMQTLPQSNNQIQRLMLNMPPSYGKTEIIARTFPAWALGNDRSRKYIYISYSDTLCKKIINEIRALLKSKFWLSIFKEPPRFLRESSQEVILEEGGGLFVTTIRGAITGFHAHQILIDDPIKVSDMSYKVERDKVNDTLRNIVTRLQDNKSNITILMQRLGDEDLCGFLLNPKEFDNESIKAWKHIKLVALNKEKEIYALDDFTYEREANEPLFTKKHDIEALHSLRLQLGEDEFETQYQQEPQASEAGYFESIYFKEIPSYEISETKDYIFVDSALSLNESADNRAIVVVGLENYQNSTRYIIKNCLFGIWNEEETIKFLIETMLQFNKAGVYIESDGGGITLNRLLQREIVLINERLKRQDKAIISNDINVYVASRKVAKVEKIKALRSYYNTGFLVFLHGASGINQIKKELLSFNPEKPFRKDDCIDCIASCIAHKDCLPPALKTDRALSLNRHAVKKGWRI, from the coding sequence ATGCAAAAAGAAAAATTACTTAAAGAACTTGCATTACGGACACTTGCAAAAAGAGATTTAAAAACCTTTTTGCTTTTAAAATGGGAACGATTTAACCAGAAGCCTTTTATTGATAGTTGGCATTATGATTATTTATGTAAGGCTTTAATGCAAACCCTGCCACAATCAAATAATCAAATACAAAGGCTTATGCTAAACATGCCGCCTAGCTATGGTAAAACAGAGATTATTGCAAGGACTTTTCCTGCATGGGCTTTAGGGAATGATAGAAGCAGAAAATACATTTATATCAGTTATAGTGATACTTTGTGTAAAAAGATTATTAATGAAATAAGGGCTTTATTAAAATCTAAATTTTGGTTAAGTATATTTAAAGAGCCGCCGAGATTCTTAAGAGAATCAAGCCAAGAAGTGATATTAGAAGAAGGCGGGGGATTATTTGTAACGACAATTAGGGGTGCAATAACAGGTTTTCATGCACACCAAATCTTAATCGATGATCCTATAAAAGTCAGTGATATGAGTTATAAGGTAGAAAGAGATAAGGTAAATGATACTTTACGAAATATCGTTACAAGATTGCAGGATAATAAAAGCAATATTACAATACTTATGCAGAGGTTAGGGGACGAGGATTTATGCGGCTTTTTACTCAATCCTAAAGAGTTTGACAATGAGAGTATAAAAGCATGGAAGCATATAAAGCTAGTAGCATTGAATAAAGAAAAAGAGATTTATGCACTTGATGATTTTACTTATGAGAGAGAAGCAAACGAACCGCTATTTACAAAAAAGCATGATATAGAAGCTTTGCATTCCTTGCGTTTGCAGTTGGGTGAAGATGAGTTTGAGACACAATATCAGCAAGAGCCCCAAGCAAGTGAAGCAGGGTATTTTGAAAGCATATATTTTAAAGAGATTCCAAGCTATGAAATAAGTGAAACTAAGGATTATATATTTGTAGATTCTGCCCTATCGTTAAATGAGAGTGCGGATAATAGGGCGATTGTTGTTGTTGGATTGGAAAACTATCAAAATAGCACGAGATATATTATTAAAAATTGTTTGTTTGGAATATGGAATGAGGAAGAGACTATAAAATTTTTAATTGAAACAATGTTGCAGTTTAATAAAGCAGGTGTTTATATCGAATCAGATGGCGGCGGCATAACGCTAAATCGCTTACTACAAAGAGAAATAGTCTTAATCAATGAAAGGTTAAAAAGGCAGGATAAAGCAATAATCAGTAATGACATAAATGTATATGTAGCCAGTAGAAAGGTGGCAAAAGTAGAGAAAATAAAGGCATTAAGAAGCTATTATAATACAGGCTTTTTAGTCTTTTTACATGGTGCAAGTGGGATAAATCAAATAAAAAAGGAATTGCTAAGTTTTAACCCAGAAAAGCCTTTTAGAAAAGATGATTGCATAGACTGCATTGCAAGTTGCATAGCACATAAAGATTGTTTGCCCCCTGCTTTGAAAACGGATAGGGCGTTAAGTTTAAATAGGCATGCGGTGAAGAAAGGGTGGCGGATATAG
- a CDS encoding helix-turn-helix transcriptional regulator, whose translation MDKVKEVCKILGITQNQLAELMGLHYTAFSKWKAKTPKNAEIFLNLIIENYELKQELKQIKEAIKILKDLG comes from the coding sequence ATGGATAAAGTTAAAGAAGTTTGCAAGATTTTAGGTATAACGCAAAATCAATTAGCAGAATTAATGGGATTGCATTATACAGCTTTTTCAAAATGGAAAGCCAAAACGCCCAAAAATGCGGAAATTTTTCTTAACTTAATCATAGAAAATTACGAATTAAAACAGGAATTAAAACAGATAAAAGAAGCAATAAAGATTTTAAAAGATTTAGGGTAA